In Janthinobacterium rivuli, a single genomic region encodes these proteins:
- a CDS encoding amidohydrolase family protein: MMRIDAHQHFWQLAARAGSWPPPSLAAIHRDFAPADLAPLLAAHGIVGTVLVQSLPSEDDTYWLLALAEQTSFIRAVVGWTDLLAPDAAAAIACLASQPKLKGLRPMLQDIDDDQWIANPALAPALAAMVEHGVRLDALVLPRHLPALLHCARAYPQLAIVIDHAAKPPIADAAFGAWREDMAQLAALPNVHCKLSGLVTEARPGWHVDDLRPYAAHVLDVFGPRRVIWGSDWPVVDLAEGYAAWLAASEALLTHLGQEDRDDIFGLNALRFYGISQETP; encoded by the coding sequence ATGATGCGCATCGACGCCCACCAGCACTTCTGGCAGCTGGCCGCGCGCGCCGGCAGCTGGCCGCCGCCATCCTTGGCCGCCATCCACCGCGATTTTGCGCCCGCCGACCTGGCGCCGCTGCTGGCTGCGCACGGTATCGTCGGCACGGTGCTGGTGCAGTCGCTGCCGTCCGAAGACGATACCTATTGGCTGCTGGCGCTGGCGGAACAGACCAGCTTTATTCGTGCCGTCGTGGGCTGGACCGATTTGCTGGCGCCTGACGCAGCGGCGGCGATTGCATGCCTGGCGTCGCAGCCGAAGCTCAAAGGCTTGCGGCCCATGCTGCAGGATATCGATGACGACCAGTGGATCGCCAATCCCGCGCTGGCGCCGGCCTTGGCTGCCATGGTCGAACACGGCGTGCGTCTGGACGCGCTGGTGCTGCCGCGCCACTTGCCCGCGCTGCTGCATTGCGCCCGTGCTTATCCGCAGTTGGCCATCGTGATCGACCATGCGGCCAAGCCGCCGATCGCCGATGCCGCCTTCGGTGCGTGGCGCGAAGACATGGCGCAGCTGGCCGCGCTGCCGAACGTGCATTGCAAGCTGTCCGGGCTGGTGACGGAAGCGCGGCCCGGCTGGCACGTGGACGACCTGCGGCCCTATGCCGCACATGTGCTGGACGTGTTCGGCCCCCGGCGCGTGATCTGGGGCAGCGACTGGCCCGTGGTGGACCTGGCAGAGGGCTATGCGGCGTGGCTGGCCGCCAGCGAGGCGCTGTTGACGCATCTGGGGCAAGAGGACAGGGACGATATTTTCGGTTTGAATGCGCTGCGCTTTTACGGCATCAGCCAGGAGACGCCATGA
- a CDS encoding D-amino acid dehydrogenase, protein MRRVAVIGGGITGVTTAYALAKRGVHVTLIERHRYAAMETSYANGGQLSASHAEVWNHKATILNALKWMARRDAPLLLHPWPSWHKLSWFAEFLAAMPAYERNTIATARMAIAAREHLFAWAQAENIAFDHRRAGILHVYRDKAGFERAAGVSRLLAQGGLQRRAVTPQEMRAIEPALQGDFYGGYYTDSDSTGDIHKFTSGLADACVRLGVACRYGAQVTALAREHGKVRVSMGEESILFDAVVICAGTASRAMAAMLGDHVNVYPVKGYSITVQLDDAASRAAAPSVSLLDDATKLVSSRLGDDRLRVAGTAEFNGVNHDIRADRIRPLLQWVEQCFPGINTRRVVPWAGLRPMLPDMLPKVGPGKAPGVYYNTGHGHLGWTLAAATAEMVAEAVDKAGG, encoded by the coding sequence ATGAGGCGGGTGGCTGTCATCGGCGGAGGGATTACGGGCGTGACGACGGCGTATGCGCTGGCCAAGCGGGGCGTGCACGTCACCCTGATCGAGCGCCACCGTTACGCCGCCATGGAAACGTCATATGCGAACGGCGGGCAATTGTCGGCCTCGCACGCGGAAGTGTGGAACCACAAGGCAACGATTTTGAACGCCCTGAAATGGATGGCGCGGCGCGATGCGCCCCTGCTGCTCCATCCCTGGCCCAGCTGGCACAAGCTGAGCTGGTTTGCGGAGTTTCTCGCCGCCATGCCCGCTTACGAGCGCAACACCATCGCCACGGCGCGCATGGCGATCGCCGCGCGTGAACATTTGTTTGCGTGGGCGCAAGCTGAAAACATAGCTTTCGATCACCGCCGCGCCGGCATCCTGCACGTCTACCGTGACAAGGCCGGCTTCGAGCGGGCGGCCGGCGTATCGCGTTTGCTGGCGCAGGGCGGCTTGCAGCGGCGCGCCGTCACGCCGCAGGAAATGCGCGCCATCGAACCGGCGCTGCAGGGCGACTTTTACGGCGGCTACTACACGGACAGCGATTCCACGGGCGACATCCACAAATTCACCAGCGGCCTGGCCGACGCGTGCGTCCGCCTGGGCGTGGCCTGCCGCTATGGTGCACAGGTCACGGCGCTGGCGCGCGAACACGGCAAGGTGCGCGTCAGCATGGGCGAGGAAAGCATCCTGTTCGATGCCGTCGTCATCTGCGCGGGCACGGCCAGCCGCGCCATGGCGGCCATGCTGGGCGACCATGTCAACGTGTATCCCGTGAAAGGCTATTCGATTACCGTGCAATTGGATGACGCCGCCAGCCGCGCGGCCGCACCGTCCGTCAGCCTGCTTGACGATGCCACCAAGCTGGTCAGCAGTCGCCTCGGCGACGACCGGCTACGGGTGGCGGGCACGGCGGAATTCAACGGCGTCAACCACGACATCCGCGCCGACCGCATCCGCCCCCTGTTGCAATGGGTCGAGCAGTGTTTTCCCGGCATCAATACCCGCAGGGTCGTGCCCTGGGCCGGCTTGCGCCCCATGCTGCCCGACATGCTGCCGAAAGTGGGGCCGGGCAAGGCGCCTGGCGTGTACTACAACACGGGCCACGGCCACCTGGGCTGGACCCTGGCGGCCGCGACGGCGGAGATGGTGGCAGAGGCGGTGGACAAGGCGGGTGGCTAG
- a CDS encoding mannitol dehydrogenase family protein, which translates to MSNLNPILQFGTSRFLQAHADLFVSEAAKAGEALGHITIVQTTGSAQGAARVAAFRQAGGYPVRIRGWQDGAQIDEERRADAVTQAWQAGSDWRQVRDAAVAARVIVSNTGDTGYQLADSDHAGMLDGATVPASFPAKLLVLLHDRFLAGAAPISIFPCELVADNGHVLRQVIVALARQWGGDAAFIVYLQTGCLWINSLVDRIVSEAIEPIGAVAEPYALWAIEAQEGMLLPCLHPQLVVTGSLREYEQRKLFLLNLGHTYLAQLWMERGSPAGMTVREAMDDGAMRAALEALWHEEVLPVFAAMGAQHSDAALAYVAQVRERFSNPFLAHRLADIAQHHAGKIERRMAPVAAQARQLCPALAQPRLRAMLAPGAQP; encoded by the coding sequence ATGAGCAATCTCAATCCCATACTGCAATTTGGCACCAGCCGCTTCCTGCAGGCGCACGCCGACCTGTTCGTCAGCGAAGCGGCCAAGGCAGGCGAGGCGCTGGGCCATATCACCATCGTGCAAACGACCGGCAGCGCGCAGGGCGCGGCGCGGGTGGCGGCGTTTCGCCAGGCCGGCGGCTACCCGGTGCGCATCCGCGGCTGGCAGGACGGCGCGCAAATCGACGAGGAACGCCGCGCCGACGCCGTCACGCAAGCGTGGCAAGCCGGCAGCGACTGGCGGCAGGTGCGCGATGCGGCCGTGGCCGCGCGCGTGATCGTCTCGAATACGGGCGACACGGGCTACCAGCTGGCTGATTCCGACCACGCCGGCATGCTCGATGGCGCAACCGTTCCCGCCAGCTTTCCCGCCAAGCTGCTGGTGCTGCTGCACGACCGCTTCCTGGCCGGCGCCGCGCCCATCTCGATTTTTCCGTGCGAACTGGTGGCCGACAACGGTCATGTACTGCGCCAGGTGATCGTGGCTTTGGCGCGGCAGTGGGGGGGCGATGCCGCGTTCATCGTCTACCTGCAAACGGGCTGTTTGTGGATCAATTCCCTCGTCGACCGCATCGTTTCCGAAGCGATCGAACCGATAGGTGCGGTGGCCGAGCCTTATGCGCTGTGGGCCATCGAGGCGCAGGAAGGCATGCTGCTGCCGTGCCTCCACCCGCAACTGGTGGTGACGGGCAGCCTGCGCGAGTATGAACAGCGCAAGCTGTTCCTGCTCAACCTCGGCCACACCTATCTGGCGCAGCTGTGGATGGAACGGGGCAGCCCGGCCGGCATGACGGTGCGCGAGGCGATGGACGATGGCGCCATGCGCGCCGCGCTGGAAGCCCTGTGGCACGAGGAAGTGCTGCCCGTGTTTGCCGCCATGGGGGCGCAGCACAGTGACGCCGCGCTGGCCTATGTGGCGCAGGTCAGGGAACGCTTCAGCAATCCCTTCCTCGCGCACCGCCTGGCCGACATCGCCCAGCACCACGCAGGCAAGATCGAGCGGCGCATGGCGCCCGTGGCGGCGCAGGCGCGGCAGCTGTGTCCCGCCCTGGCGCAGCCGCGCCTGCGCGCCATGCTGGCGCCGGGAGCGCAGCCATGA
- a CDS encoding MerR family transcriptional regulator, which yields MLLKIGELARLTGLTIRTLHHYDSIGLLSPSARTQAGYRLYQHGDMDRLHRIMALRKFGLSLADIANALAGPELPLSSIVARQIAMLERQIAQASTLRERLCSLQTQLTQGPAPELAEWLTTMELMTMYDKYFSPEELQQLPLLSDAAVEQEWKALVTKVRAVKDAGAGPGDAPAQALAMEWMVKLVRDTSAHPGLFARLNDMHAQEPSMQATTSIDADLMQFILAAFNASRMALYRPFLNEQEYAHLVANYGKRSGEWPALIAAVRAAIDARTPPTDPAVLQLARQWLELFRSYAGTDPATQLKFRQAHQQEPRLMEGSFVDAAMLQYLGAAMAVVAQERPHA from the coding sequence ATGCTGTTGAAAATCGGTGAACTGGCCAGGCTCACGGGCCTGACCATCCGCACCCTGCACCACTACGACAGCATCGGCCTGCTCTCGCCTTCGGCGCGCACGCAAGCTGGCTACCGCCTGTACCAGCACGGCGACATGGACCGGCTGCACCGGATCATGGCGCTGCGCAAATTCGGGCTGTCGCTGGCCGATATCGCCAACGCCCTCGCCGGCCCGGAGCTGCCGCTCTCCTCCATCGTGGCGCGGCAAATCGCCATGCTGGAACGCCAGATTGCGCAGGCTTCCACCTTGCGCGAACGCCTGTGCAGCCTGCAAACGCAGCTGACGCAGGGGCCGGCGCCGGAACTGGCCGAGTGGCTCACCACAATGGAGCTGATGACCATGTACGACAAATACTTTAGCCCAGAAGAACTGCAACAGCTGCCGCTGCTGTCCGATGCGGCCGTGGAACAGGAATGGAAAGCACTGGTAACGAAAGTGCGCGCCGTCAAGGATGCGGGCGCCGGGCCAGGCGACGCGCCAGCGCAGGCGCTGGCCATGGAATGGATGGTCAAGCTGGTGCGCGACACGAGCGCCCATCCGGGCCTGTTCGCGCGCCTGAACGACATGCATGCGCAGGAACCCTCGATGCAGGCGACGACCAGCATCGATGCGGACTTGATGCAATTCATCCTCGCCGCCTTCAATGCCTCGCGCATGGCGCTGTACCGGCCTTTCCTCAACGAGCAGGAATACGCGCACCTGGTGGCCAACTACGGCAAGCGTTCGGGCGAGTGGCCAGCCCTGATCGCCGCCGTGCGCGCCGCCATCGATGCGCGCACGCCGCCCACCGATCCGGCCGTGCTGCAACTGGCAAGGCAGTGGCTGGAACTGTTCCGCTCCTACGCGGGCACGGACCCGGCCACGCAGCTGAAATTCCGCCAGGCGCACCAGCAGGAACCGCGTCTGATGGAAGGCAGCTTCGTCGACGCGGCCATGCTGCAGTACCTGGGCGCGGCGATGGCCGTCGTGGCGCAGGAGCGACCACACGCATAG
- a CDS encoding L-rhamnose mutarotase, producing the protein MKRMGMVIGIAPERIAEYKTLHAAVWPQVLARLAAAHVSNYSIFLRQPENLLFGYWEYHGEDFEADMAAIAADPETQRWWTFCAPCQEPLASCAEGEHWAMMEQVFHMT; encoded by the coding sequence ATGAAAAGAATGGGCATGGTCATCGGCATCGCGCCTGAACGTATCGCCGAATACAAAACCCTGCACGCCGCCGTCTGGCCGCAGGTGCTGGCAAGGCTGGCGGCCGCGCATGTCAGCAATTATTCGATCTTCCTGCGCCAGCCGGAAAACCTGCTGTTCGGTTACTGGGAATACCACGGCGAGGATTTTGAGGCCGACATGGCGGCCATTGCCGCCGACCCGGAAACGCAGCGCTGGTGGACTTTTTGCGCCCCGTGCCAGGAGCCGCTGGCCTCGTGCGCCGAGGGTGAGCACTGGGCGATGATGGAGCAGGTTTTTCATATGACGTAG
- a CDS encoding zinc-binding alcohol dehydrogenase family protein, with amino-acid sequence MKSIVCDTPGSLRMEQRPVPVPGEGEVLLRIRRVGICGTDMHIFRGTQPFLSYPRVMGHELSGHIDSAPAGSRLAAGDQVYVMPYLSCGTCVACRQGKTNCCTRIEVLGVHRDGGMTEYLALPERFVFKTEGISLDDAAMIEFLAIGAHAVKRGAVDAGKRVLVVGAGPIGMAVMLFASLKGADVTVLDGRADRLQFCRDALGIVRTVQLGDGDKEQLSDATGGEFFDVVFDATGNIAAMERGLDFVAHGGAYVLVSIVRDRLSFSDPEFHKRETTLLGSRNATVDDFEEVVAAMKAGKVPTALLNTHRTTLDEFTGVLDRWMQPEAGVIKAIVEV; translated from the coding sequence ATGAAAAGTATCGTTTGCGATACGCCCGGCAGTTTGCGCATGGAGCAGCGCCCCGTGCCCGTGCCCGGCGAGGGTGAAGTGCTGCTGCGCATACGCCGCGTCGGCATCTGCGGCACCGACATGCATATCTTCCGCGGCACCCAGCCTTTTCTCAGCTATCCGCGCGTGATGGGCCATGAATTGTCCGGCCATATCGACAGTGCGCCAGCCGGCTCGCGCCTGGCCGCTGGCGACCAGGTCTACGTGATGCCCTACCTGTCGTGCGGTACTTGCGTGGCCTGCCGCCAGGGCAAGACCAACTGCTGCACCCGCATCGAAGTGCTGGGCGTGCACCGCGACGGCGGCATGACGGAATACCTGGCGCTGCCCGAGCGCTTCGTCTTCAAGACGGAAGGCATCTCGCTCGACGACGCGGCCATGATCGAATTTCTCGCCATCGGCGCGCACGCCGTCAAGCGCGGCGCGGTCGATGCCGGCAAGCGCGTGCTGGTGGTGGGCGCCGGTCCGATCGGCATGGCCGTGATGTTGTTCGCGTCCTTGAAAGGCGCCGACGTGACGGTGCTCGATGGCCGCGCCGACCGTTTGCAGTTCTGCCGCGACGCGCTGGGCATCGTCCGCACGGTGCAACTGGGCGACGGCGACAAGGAGCAACTGTCGGACGCCACCGGCGGCGAATTCTTCGACGTGGTGTTTGACGCCACCGGCAATATCGCCGCCATGGAGCGGGGCCTCGATTTCGTCGCCCACGGCGGGGCCTATGTGCTGGTCTCCATCGTGCGCGACCGCCTGTCCTTTTCCGACCCTGAATTCCACAAGCGCGAAACGACCTTGCTGGGTAGCCGCAACGCCACCGTCGACGATTTCGAGGAAGTGGTGGCGGCCATGAAGGCGGGGAAAGTGCCCACCGCGCTGCTCAATACCCACCGCACCACGCTCGACGAATTTACGGGCGTGCTCGATCGCTGGATGCAGCCCGAGGCGGGTGTCATCAAGGCCATCGTCGAGGTCTGA
- a CDS encoding UxaA family hydrolase: protein MSLASRPASLLLMSPEDNCLIARTALACGDVVAIDGVPVTLAQNIQIGHKVARRALAVGDKVLRYGALIGSITAPVAIGEHIHTHNLASDYIPTFTLGQDGHHFLDKDDQA, encoded by the coding sequence ATGAGCCTCGCTTCCCGGCCTGCCAGCCTGCTCTTGATGTCGCCCGAGGATAACTGCCTGATCGCCAGGACAGCCCTGGCCTGCGGCGACGTCGTCGCCATTGACGGCGTGCCTGTCACCCTGGCGCAAAACATCCAGATTGGCCACAAGGTGGCGCGCCGCGCGCTGGCCGTGGGCGACAAGGTGCTGCGCTACGGCGCCCTGATCGGCAGCATCACGGCCCCCGTCGCCATCGGCGAGCATATCCACACGCACAACCTGGCAAGCGATTACATCCCCACGTTTACCCTGGGCCAGGACGGCCACCACTTCCTGGACAAGGACGACCAAGCATGA
- a CDS encoding aldo/keto reductase: MDVTQLHTLPRGGLSLPCIGMGCAPIGGLYQPVSDAQARATLDGAWDAGVRFFDTAPFYGYTQSERRLGAALRERPRHEFVISTKVGRLMRPDASVRPGDDGFAAPLPFRPHYDYTYDGVLRSHDDSLQRLGLERIDILFVHDIGKATHGEHDQHYWRQLTAGGGFRALDELRASGQVKAVGLGVNECEIVLRAMAEFDLDCTLLAGRYTLLEQASLSPLLDLCVERGNAIVIGGPFNSGVLAGNGKFNYADAPAAILKRVARLDAVCREFGVPLQAAALQFPLAHPAVVSCIPGGQDLAQLRQNLDWFATPLPDALWLALRDADLLDARAPLPAGVAA, encoded by the coding sequence ATGGATGTCACACAATTGCATACCTTGCCGCGCGGAGGCCTGTCGCTGCCCTGCATCGGCATGGGCTGCGCCCCGATAGGCGGCTTGTACCAGCCAGTCAGCGACGCGCAGGCGCGCGCCACGCTCGATGGCGCCTGGGACGCGGGCGTGCGTTTCTTCGACACGGCGCCGTTCTATGGGTATACCCAGTCCGAACGCCGTCTCGGTGCGGCGCTGCGCGAACGGCCCCGCCATGAATTTGTGATCAGCACCAAGGTGGGACGGCTGATGCGGCCCGACGCCTCCGTTCGCCCCGGCGACGACGGCTTTGCCGCGCCGCTGCCGTTCCGTCCCCATTACGACTATACATATGACGGCGTGCTGCGTTCGCACGACGACAGCCTGCAGCGGTTGGGCCTGGAGCGCATCGATATCCTGTTCGTGCACGATATCGGCAAGGCGACGCATGGCGAACACGATCAGCATTACTGGCGCCAGCTGACGGCCGGTGGCGGTTTTCGCGCCCTCGATGAATTGCGCGCCAGCGGCCAGGTGAAGGCCGTGGGCCTCGGTGTCAATGAATGCGAGATCGTGCTGCGCGCGATGGCGGAATTCGACCTCGATTGCACCCTGCTGGCCGGCCGCTATACCTTGCTGGAACAGGCCTCGCTGTCGCCATTGCTGGACCTTTGCGTGGAGCGTGGCAACGCCATCGTGATCGGCGGCCCGTTCAACTCGGGCGTGCTGGCCGGGAACGGCAAGTTCAATTACGCCGATGCGCCGGCCGCCATACTCAAGCGGGTGGCGCGCCTGGACGCCGTCTGCCGTGAATTCGGCGTGCCGCTGCAGGCTGCGGCACTGCAGTTCCCGCTCGCCCATCCGGCCGTCGTTTCCTGCATCCCGGGCGGGCAAGACCTGGCGCAGCTGCGGCAAAACCTGGACTGGTTCGCCACGCCGCTGCCCGACGCCCTGTGGCTGGCGCTGCGGGACGCGGACTTGCTCGATGCGCGCGCGCCGCTGCCTGCGGGAGTGGCCGCATGA
- a CDS encoding GntR family transcriptional regulator, with product MSKPATVFKRSTNLLLQFLAENVAVGEMLPTEQFLTTICQGSRTAIRSAIAYLSTRRLIASPADRRLLRKPIPGDYFDISELQSGAERIQQVLMERVYQRDMPPGAEFSEAELAREAGASTVSVREFLIGFSRFGLIEKKPRGGWRLCAFDRSFATELADMRRMFEMAAVEHFAHLPHGDPAYAELARLIKQHEKLAARIDTRHNAFPALDREFHTFLIGLLNNRFAQGFYDIVSFVFHYHYQWDKGEEKGRNQYAVQEHLAILRALAEHDVPKALEAMRSHLDSSRSTMLSSIGTREKLSQPAA from the coding sequence ATGTCCAAACCCGCCACCGTCTTCAAGCGCAGTACCAATCTGCTGTTGCAATTTCTCGCCGAGAATGTCGCAGTGGGCGAGATGCTGCCGACGGAGCAGTTCCTGACCACGATCTGCCAGGGCAGCCGCACGGCGATTCGCAGCGCGATCGCGTATCTGTCGACGCGGCGGCTGATCGCCAGCCCGGCGGACCGGCGCTTGCTGCGCAAACCCATACCGGGCGACTACTTCGATATCTCCGAATTGCAGTCCGGAGCGGAGCGCATCCAGCAAGTGCTGATGGAACGCGTGTACCAGCGCGACATGCCGCCCGGCGCGGAGTTTTCGGAAGCGGAGCTGGCGCGCGAGGCGGGCGCCAGTACCGTCAGCGTGCGCGAATTTTTGATCGGCTTTTCGCGCTTCGGCCTGATCGAAAAGAAACCGCGCGGCGGCTGGCGCCTGTGCGCGTTCGACCGCTCGTTCGCCACCGAACTGGCGGACATGCGGCGCATGTTCGAGATGGCGGCCGTGGAGCATTTTGCGCACCTGCCGCATGGCGATCCGGCGTATGCGGAACTGGCGCGGCTGATCAAACAGCACGAGAAGCTGGCGGCCAGGATAGACACGCGCCACAACGCGTTTCCGGCGCTGGACCGCGAGTTCCACACCTTCCTGATCGGCCTGTTGAACAATCGCTTCGCGCAGGGCTTCTACGATATCGTCTCGTTCGTGTTTCACTATCACTACCAGTGGGACAAGGGCGAGGAAAAGGGCCGCAACCAGTACGCGGTGCAGGAGCACCTGGCGATTCTGCGCGCGCTGGCGGAGCACGACGTGCCGAAGGCGCTCGAGGCCATGCGCTCGCACCTCGATTCCTCGCGCAGCACCATGCTGTCCTCGATCGGCACGCGGGAAAAACTGAGCCAGCCGGCCGCCTAG
- a CDS encoding MFS transporter, with protein MRDTTTPITTALPPTLVWLFATAAGLSVANVYYAQPLLATLAHEFGMTEAASGMVITATQIGCALALLLLVPLGDMLNRRRLTLFQLGLLAITLVALGCARSTAALLGGMLMVGLLGTAMTQGLIAYAASAAASHERGRVVGMAQGGVVIGLLLARTLSGVVADLADWRAVYVVSATIACALLLLLWRKLPPAQPSNQKLAYGALLASMLDMLLHNKVLRVRGMLALLMFAVFNIFWSALVLPLTAQGYSHAAIGAFGLVGVIGALGAARAGTMADKGRAQWTTGAALLLLLASWLPLSFAGAALWPLIIGIIALDLAGQAIHVTNQSLIFKDDSDAHSRLVACYMLFYAVGSGLGAIAATSVYALAGWHGVCALGAAVSLLALLFWRLTLPAEKAE; from the coding sequence ATGCGCGATACGACAACTCCCATCACGACAGCACTTCCTCCTACCCTCGTCTGGCTGTTTGCCACGGCGGCCGGCCTCAGCGTGGCCAATGTGTATTACGCCCAGCCCTTGCTGGCCACCCTGGCGCACGAATTCGGCATGACAGAAGCGGCCAGCGGCATGGTCATCACGGCCACGCAGATCGGCTGCGCGCTGGCCCTGCTGCTGCTCGTGCCCCTGGGCGACATGCTGAACCGGCGCCGCCTGACCTTGTTCCAGCTGGGCTTGCTTGCCATCACCCTGGTGGCGCTGGGCTGCGCCCGTTCCACGGCCGCCTTGCTGGGCGGCATGCTGATGGTCGGCTTGCTGGGCACGGCCATGACGCAGGGCTTGATCGCCTATGCGGCCAGCGCGGCGGCCAGCCATGAGCGTGGCCGCGTGGTCGGCATGGCGCAGGGCGGCGTGGTGATAGGCTTGCTGCTAGCGCGCACCCTGTCCGGCGTGGTGGCGGACCTGGCCGACTGGCGTGCCGTGTATGTTGTCTCGGCGACCATCGCCTGCGCCCTGCTGTTGCTGTTGTGGCGCAAGTTGCCGCCGGCGCAGCCATCCAATCAAAAACTGGCCTACGGCGCCCTGCTCGCCTCGATGCTGGACATGCTGCTGCACAACAAGGTGCTGCGCGTGCGCGGCATGCTGGCCCTGCTGATGTTTGCCGTCTTCAATATTTTCTGGAGCGCCCTGGTGCTGCCTTTGACGGCGCAAGGCTACAGCCATGCGGCCATCGGCGCGTTTGGCCTGGTGGGCGTGATCGGCGCGCTGGGCGCGGCGCGCGCCGGCACCATGGCGGACAAGGGCCGCGCGCAGTGGACGACGGGCGCGGCCCTGCTGTTGCTGCTGGCCTCATGGCTGCCACTGAGCTTTGCGGGTGCGGCACTGTGGCCTTTGATCATCGGCATCATAGCGCTGGACCTGGCTGGCCAGGCCATCCACGTGACGAACCAGAGCCTCATCTTCAAGGATGACAGCGACGCACACAGCCGCCTGGTGGCGTGCTACATGCTGTTTTATGCGGTGGGAAGCGGACTCGGTGCGATTGCCGCCACCAGCGTGTATGCGCTGGCGGGCTGGCATGGAGTATGCGCGCTGGGCGCGGCGGTCAGCTTGCTCGCCTTGCTGTTCTGGCGGCTGACCTTGCCTGCTGAAAAAGCTGAGTGA
- a CDS encoding winged helix-turn-helix transcriptional regulator, translated as MAKRKSLKTDPCPVARALDVIGERWSLLIVRDAFDGMRRFGEFQKSLGVAKNILADRLHTLVEEGIFTVAPASDGTAYQEYVLTQKGLALFPVVVGLRQWSEDQLFEAGESHSTLLQRGSGLPVRRMDVLALDGRVLQADDTVVHKVSPQ; from the coding sequence ATGGCCAAGCGCAAGAGCCTGAAAACCGACCCCTGTCCCGTGGCGCGCGCGCTCGACGTGATCGGCGAGCGCTGGTCGCTGCTGATCGTGCGCGACGCCTTCGACGGCATGCGCAGGTTCGGCGAGTTCCAGAAAAGCCTGGGCGTGGCGAAGAACATCCTGGCCGACCGCCTGCACACCCTGGTGGAAGAGGGCATTTTTACGGTCGCGCCCGCCTCGGACGGCACGGCCTACCAGGAATACGTGCTGACGCAAAAGGGGCTGGCCCTGTTTCCCGTCGTCGTCGGCTTGCGCCAGTGGAGCGAGGATCAATTGTTCGAAGCGGGCGAGTCCCATTCCACCCTGTTGCAGCGTGGCTCAGGCTTGCCCGTGCGCAGGATGGACGTGCTGGCGCTGGACGGCCGCGTGTTGCAGGCGGACGACACGGTCGTGCACAAGGTGTCGCCGCAATGA
- a CDS encoding Crp/Fnr family transcriptional regulator — protein sequence MHKVNVDGLLSSQALFRHISPSQLEQLRQDVVRVEVEKGKVLFRKGEVAEGAYVVVFGLVKLSVFSMEGTDKVLELIRPGQSFGEAMIFLDEPYPFCAEALEHCLLLRIPPHALLRLLDQSPRIARQMMNSLSHHLMGFIRNVERCSVQNATQRVVEYLLQASDQQRSNEVKLDLKKSLLASFLNLAPATLSRVLHQLTDLHLIKVSGSLIQIQPDALKTYRHGSATAMLN from the coding sequence ATGCATAAGGTCAACGTCGATGGCTTGCTATCGAGCCAGGCTCTGTTCCGCCATATTTCCCCTTCGCAATTAGAGCAATTGCGCCAGGATGTCGTGCGTGTTGAAGTGGAAAAAGGCAAAGTGCTGTTCCGCAAGGGCGAAGTGGCGGAAGGCGCCTATGTGGTGGTTTTCGGCCTCGTCAAGCTCAGCGTGTTTTCCATGGAAGGTACCGACAAGGTACTGGAACTGATCCGTCCGGGCCAGAGCTTCGGCGAAGCCATGATTTTCCTCGATGAACCGTATCCATTCTGCGCCGAAGCGCTCGAGCACTGCTTGCTGCTGCGCATCCCGCCGCACGCGCTGCTGCGCCTGCTGGATCAGTCGCCGCGCATCGCGCGCCAGATGATGAACAGCCTGTCGCACCATCTGATGGGTTTTATCCGCAACGTGGAGCGCTGCTCCGTGCAGAACGCCACCCAGCGCGTGGTCGAGTATCTGTTGCAGGCATCGGATCAGCAGCGTTCGAACGAGGTCAAGCTGGACCTGAAGAAAAGTTTGCTGGCATCGTTCCTGAACCTGGCGCCCGCCACCCTGTCGCGCGTGCTGCACCAGCTGACGGACTTGCACCTGATTAAAGTCAGCGGTTCGCTGATCCAGATCCAGCCCGATGCCTTGAAAACCTACCGCCATGGTTCCGCCACGGCCATGCTGAATTAA